The sequence GTGAGGACCAAGTTTTTATCATCACCAAAAGAGCGGTAGCCAATTACTGGATTTTCAGGATTATTGTTGATGTCCACCACGGGAGCCAAATTCCAATGAACACCTGCTTCCTTGCAATCAGTTGCTATTTGCTTTCCAACCTCAAAAACTAAACTGTGGTTTCCTTGAATAGCTCCTAGGGTAATGGCATAGGGGTATTGGGCAGTTTTTTCTATGCGCATGGCCAAGCCCCATTCTGCATCAATTGCTATAAGCAAAGGGAAGTTTGCAGCTTTTTGATACCTAGAAATAAGTTGTCTTAACCTTGCATAGCTATCATCATTATAAACTACCTTCTTTTTTCCTTCGAAATTGGTTGCGGCACTTGCCCGACTATGAAAAAAACAAATAGCACCTATGTTATTGGTGCTAATCAAATCTTCAATTTGTAGAACTTCTTCTTCAGAATCATTGATGAATGCAGCCGGCATGAACAGTTGACCAACCTTTTGTTTTAAGGTGAGTTTTTTTGTTGCACTAGAATAGGGGAGTAGGCTGTTATGCATCGTTTACATTAGTTTTTTTACCATAGTCCTCTGGGTATTTCAAATACCTAAGTACTAGAAACGCTGGTAATGCTGCAACAACCACCCAAAGAAAGAATCCATCATATCCAAGCCATTCTTGAATATAACCACTCAGCATCCCCGGAATCATCATTCCCAGAGCCATAAATCCTGTGGCTATGGCGTAGTGCGAGGTTTTAGAGATTCCTTCGGCAACATAGATTAGATAAATAAGAAAGGCGGCAAATCCAAATCCATAGCCAAACTGTTCAACAACTACGGTGCCTACAACAGCAAACAAACTTGTAGTTTGCGTAAAGGCAAGAATGGCATAGAGTGCATTGGGTAGGTTTAATGCTAACAGCATTGGAAACATCCATTTTTTTAACCCATCTCGTGAAATTAGAATACCGCCCACAATTCCGCCTATGGAAAGCATTATAACGCCCACAGTGCCGTAAATGGTACCTACAGCTTCGGTAGAATATTCCAAACCACCTAATTCTAAGGTGTCCAGTAGAAACGGTGAGGCCATTTTAACCAATTGGGATTCGCCTAATCGGTAAGTAAGTATAAATAATATGGCCACCCATATTTGGTTCTTTTTAAAAAAACTGGAAAAGACCTCTAAAAAACCAGCTGGTTTTTCTGTTGTTTTATTTTGTGATGCTTCAAATTTTGGGGCAACCAAAAAGTTGGAAATAGTCAAAACCATCATTAAAATTGCGGCACAGATCATCGTTATTGACCAAGCCTTTGCATTGTCACCATATTCATGCTCAAGAAAACCAGCAAATATGACCAGTAAACCTTGTCCTGTTACCATGGCCAGACGATAAAATGTGCTTCGTAATCCTATAAAAAATGATTGTTTCTTTTGAGTTAAACCAATCATATAGTAACCATCTGAAGCAATATCATTAGTTGCAGATGCAAAAGCAGCCATCCAAAAGAATGCAAGCGTTATAATAAAGAAGGAATTGGAGGGAAGAAATAGACCAATTCCCAAAAAGGACAAAGCAACGATAAATTGCATACCCAGAAACCATTTTCTTTTGGTTCCATTTAGGTCTACCAATGGGCTCCATAGCGGTTTTATTACCCAAGGTAAGTACAGCCAACTGGTATACAACCCTATTTCGGCATTACCAATTCCTAAACGCTTGTACATAATAACAGAAACAGTAACCACTAAAATATAGGGAATGCCTTGTGTAAAATAAAGCAATGGTATCCATGCCCATGCGCCTTTGTCTTTTTCTACAGTGCTCATTTAGGATGTTTTAGTAGATTTTGATAGATACTTTTTTCAGATTCTTCAATGACCTTTGCTCCTACTACTTTTTCATAATATTCAGCGGGACCAACCCCACCTATAATAGCATAGGCGTATCCAAGCTCTTTTAATGCATTAAGTGATTTTATCAAAAGTATTTTTCCAATTTTTTTTCCTCTTTCTGATTCTAAAACTCCCGTAGGTCCAAAAAAGTTCTTTGATGTGCTTTCAAAACAAGCAAACCCTAAAATGGATTGTTCTCGTTGTGCTATATAACAATTAACGGGAAGTGACGCGAAAGCAACACTGACTTCATCTCCCCAGTTTACACTGAAATTAGATGTGACCCAATTGGTTACGATACTCATTTCGGGTGCAATAGGTCTTTTGATTATGATATTTTCAGTTTCCCAAAGATACTTTTCATCCTTGGTGGAATCGGGTAAATCAAGAAGTCTTACAAGCATGTCCTGCATAATCAATTTGATTCTGGTTTTAATACCTGTACTTCGCTTTCATTTCCGAAGGCATCAATAATAGTAATTCCAATTCCCTTTTTTAATTGCTTTTTTGTCAATTGGAGTTGGTTACAGATAGTATTTTGGCTTACGGAAAGATAACTCTTTCTAATGAGCAGTTTTTGGTTTGGTGTTTTATTGTTCAATGCGTAATAATTCAAAAATCTTGGAATACTATCCGAATGTGAAATGCAAGTGTTCAGGTTGTTGCTTACTATCTGGATCGATTCAACTTTTGGAACGGACACCTTCCTTTTTGTTTTTGTAATTCCACTTGGGTTTTGGGAAGGAAATCTATAGAACTTTTTCTTTAAGATTTTGGTGACATTATCATGTTTGCCCAAAAGTGATTTTGCACTGAAGAAAACATTGCCCGATATTTCTTTTTGAGATCTGGCCAACGAAAGCTGTTTAGGGATTTCTTTTTTCTTGTTCCAGGCCTTGTCCTTGTTGTTCTTGATTTTGTAAGTCCCGTTGCCTATGTATAAATTGGTGTTTTCGGTGGTAGTAGCCCACCATTTGGTAATAACTTGATGAGAGGCAAGAGGATAATCCATACTCCAATATACTTGGGGGACTAAATAATCTAACCAACCTTTTTGAATCCAAAGTAACGGATCCGCATAAAGGTCCTCATAGGTTGTTTGCCCTGCTTTTGTATCAGAACCATTTGCATCGGTACTCTTGTTTTTCCATACTCCAAAGGGACTAATGCCAAATTGAACCCACGGTTTAGATTTTTTAATGACTTTATGTATATTTTTCACCAAAGAATCCACATTACTTCGTCGCCAATCTTCTATGTTTTGATTCTGTAAACCGCAGGTTTGAAAAGCGATACTGTCTTTAAATACTTCATCTTTGATTTTGTATGGGTAAAAATAATCATCAAAATGAATGGCGTCCACATTGTAGTTTGCAACCACTTCCTCAATGACATTGGTCAGTTTTTGTTGCACTTCTGGTAACCCGGGATTATAGTAGTATTTTTTGCCATATTTGAGCATCCAATCCGGATGTTTGTAGAAATCGTGTTTTTCAGACAGTGCTATTGTATCCAAATCAAAAGTGGCGCGATATGGATTGAGCCATGCATGAAATTCCATTCCACGCTTATGGGTCTCTGTTATCATCCATTCTAAAGGACTGTTGAAATCTTCTTTTGGTGCCTCTCCTTCTTTCCCAGTCAAGTATTTAGACCACGGAGCTTGCTCTGTCTTGTAAAATGCATCGCCCGCTGTTCGTATCTGTACTATAGCCGCATTAAAATTAAGTTCTTGGTAGAAATCTAGAATTTCTATAAAATCTCTTTTCTGTTTTTCTGAATTGTCATTTGCATTTTTAGGCCAGTCAATGTTTGCCACTGTTGCAATCCAAACTCCTCTAAACTCTTTTTGCGGTTGAATTTTGGTCATTCTTGAAACCGAGCAGGAAAGACAAAGTAAAAGTGGAATTATGTAGATAATCCTTGACATAAAACTTAAATAAAAAAGGCCTACTTATGGACTAAATGTAGGCCTTTTCGCTTGATAAAATTGAAAACTAAAACTAACAACTCAAACTAAAACTATTTTATATTGATGGATCTGCAGGGGTATTTGGATTATTATCTCTTTCTGTATCTGGATAAGGATAGAAATTCCTGTTCCGTTCTGCATTTGCATCATTTGGACCTGGTCTATTAAATCTTCTACTATCTTCCAAAGACATACCGCTCATAAATAATTCAATACGTCTGTTTCTATAGATCTCTTCTAAAACTGCTTCTTGGGTTGCCGCACCTGAATATTCAGGTAAATTGGCTCCCAATCCAAATGCATCTCCTGCTGCAGTTTTGGTAAGCACTTCATTCAATACTGTTATGGCTTGAGGTACTTGATCCTGTCTTGCCAAAGCTTCAGCTTCAATGAGTAACATTTCTCCTGGCAAGTATACTGGGATGTCATCTAGATTATCATCAAAAAAACCAACAGAGAAAAACGCATCTTCATTTGTTGAAGGATCATTGGCTATTGTAACGTAAAAATCTAAACGCCCATCCGTTGGATCCGGCAACAATGTATCTGGTAATCCAAATTCATCGTTCTTGGCTTCAACAACATTGTTGGTGCCATATGTTTCCGAAATTGGGTTGGGCACTGCAGCATCATAGGACCAAGTAGATTGAACCGATAAATTCACAGCATTGGCAGCTGTAACAGCAGCGGGATAGTTACCAGCCATAAGGTTATATCTAGCCAATAGTGCTTGAATGGAATTTTCTAAGTCCACAGACTGGAAAACACTTGATGATACTGAAGAAGAGATACCGCTTTGTGCATACCCTAAAGCTGTTGTTAAATCACTGATTGCATCGGCTAAAACCTCTGCTCGTGAATTAAATTGCGCTTCCTGCTCCGTAATCAAAGGTACTTGTTCAAAAAACTGGATGAGCGTGCCATTGGCCAATGCTTCATAGAATAGGGCATAAGCTTTTAAACTATTGGCTTCAGCTTCATCTGCGGCGGCAGTATCTGCATTTTCGAACACGGTCAAAGATTCTCTACGAACCAGCATGAGCTCGCCCCACAGACTTCTTAGGATACCGTTGTTAATAGAAATTTCATTACCTCCATTGATTAGTTCAGCTTCTGCTAAGTTTCCAGGATTAATCAGTCTCAATTCATCCGCGGTTAAGCCAGATGCAGTAACTGTGGTATAAATTGCCCCTGCACGATCAGTACTGTAACGTTGCTGAACTCCATTAATTAATTTGATAAGGTTTTCAACACTTCCTTCAACTTCTGGGTCGGAAATGTTTATTGGGTCGATGAACTCTTTGTCACAAGATACAATGACAAAGAATACGGTAATAGCTATAAATATTTTATTGATATTTTTCATTGTCTTCTTATTAGAAATTTGCACTTAGTGATAGAATAAAAGTTCTTGGAATTGGTACATTACCAAAATTCACAGCACGTAACAAGTTTGATTGTCCACCAGCATTTGTTTCTGGGTCATAACTGAAAAAGTTATCGATAGAAATCAAATTTCTTCCTTTTAAGGCGACGGTAAAGTTTTTTACCCCCTTAAAAAGTTCAGGAAATGTATAACCTAATGAAACCTCACGCAATTTTACAAATGAACCATCCTCCATTCTAAATTCTTGAATTGGATATATTGAAGAGATATAACCTCTTGGAAGTTCACCAGATAATTCTTGTTCTGCCAACCTTCCTACACCAACTCCTTGCCTTGTTCGTTTATCGGCATCAAAGACATCAAAACCTTGAACTGATTCCCACAGCATAGAAAATGAAAATTGTTTGTATTGTACATCTGTTCCTATACCAAGGAGATAATCTGGATTTGGATCACCGATAACTCTTCTTAATGCATCACCTGTTGGTTGTCCATTTGCATCTCTTTGAGGAGTTCCTGCCAAAGCGTCCCCTCTTTCTTGTTGAGGTAAGCCATCTGCAGTCAATAGAAAGCTACCATCATCGTTTCTAGCAAAATAGGTTCCATAAAAGACACCCAAGGCTTCACCTTCCCTAACCTGTGGCGGAGCTCCACTTACAGTGGCTATAGATATGGGGCCACCTGTAGTTGCAGTTACCTCATTTCTATTTCTAGTAAAATTAAAGTTCAAATCCCATTTTAAATCATCAGTTTTTATAGGAGTAACTCTCAAGTAGATTTCTAAACCATCGTTTTTCATACTGCCCACATTCTCAAATCGAGAAAGACCTCCTTCAGAAGGAGCCAACGTACGCTGAACAATCAAGTCTGATATTTTCTGATTGTAATATGTGAACAAAACAGATGCTCTATTGTTAAATAAGCTTAAATCTGTACCTATTTCAAATTCCTTTAATCGCTCTACTTCTAAATTTTCATTACCTAGAGCACTGGACTGGCTTAATGAAGTGGTTCCTTGAAACTCGTTTGGATTGTATCTTCCAAACCTTGCATAAGGACCTACTGCTGTAAGGTTTCCTGCTTCACCATAAGATGAACGTATTCTGGCGGAATTTATAACATTGGATATACCTGAATTCTCCCAAAAAGGTTCACTTGATAACACATACGAACCTGATATTTTAGGATAAAAGTTTGTTCTTTTGTCTGGGTCAAAGTTTGTAGCTCCATCAATTCTACCTGCAATGGTTAGAAAGTATCTATCACTAAAAGACAGGGTCTCTTGAACAAAACCTCCAAAAATCTCTAATCTATCATCGCTTTCTTGCCCTTGTAAAGGAACGGTGGGAGTCCCACTTGCATCTAAATCTCGACCCTGAGTTCCAGAGTACTCTAAACTACTAGATTGAAAATTATAGCCAACTATGGTTTGAGAGTTGATATTATCTGAAATATCAAAATCAAATGTAGCGTTCACATCATAATTCCAGTTAAAAATAGTTGCTTCCGCATTACCTTGATAACCATTGTTGAAATATGCAGCGTTAACAGGCTCATAAGCATATATAGGAATTGAAATGTTTCCATCCTGCTTATAAGTGTCCATACCTAAAATTTGATCTATAGTTAAAAAATCAGTTGGTCTCAAAGACACTGTTAGGTTGGGAATGAACCTGGTGACATCTTGGGTAATGTCAAACTCTTCTATTATGGATAAAGGGTTTACTCTGGTGGGTTCTACACTTTGCAGGTTCCCACTTGCATCCCTTTGAGAAGCATTGTAGATATTGTTGGTAATGTTCACGGAATTGATCGGACTCCAAAAAACATTTCCATCTGGCTTTTCATCAGAAGTACTGTTCATAAAGTAAAGCCCTACGTTGTATGATAACCAATCGTTAACGGTATGGTTAAAATTCAACCTTGCGGAAAGTCTATTGTATTTAGTGTTTCTAATGATGCCTTCATTGGACAAATATCCAACGGAAGCTGCATAGCCCATTTTTTCATTTCCATCCCTAATGGACAAATAGTTGTCCGTTCCGAGTCCCGTTTGGAATATTAAATCTTGATAATCAAAACGCTGTACATCTACCTTATTGGTCAAAAGATTAGCGAAAGGTGTTGTGTTTCCTTCAGCATCTCTACCAAATATGGGCCACAATCTTACATCTTCGCCACCAAATTGTTCACCCCTTAAATTCATATCTACTTCCTTTCTTAAGTCATTTACGTTGAATGAAGTTTTAAAGAAAATTTCTGGACCGTCAACAAAATTACCACCTCTTTTAGTGGTAATGATCACTACACCATTGGAAGCACGCGAGCCATAAATTGCAGCTGCAGCTGATCCATTTAAAATGTTGATGTCTTGGATATCGTTCGGATTAATGTCTACCATTCTGTTTTGACCTGGACTGGCATCTCCAGAGCTAACATTTAGGTTGGTTACATTAGTTGTTAAGTTACTGGCAATAACCCCATCAACTATATATAAAGGTTCTGAAGAACCACTTATGGTACTTGGACCTCTTAGTCTTATTGAAAATCCACCTGCGGGATCACCCGAGTTTTGGGTTATTTGAGCACCTGGAACCTTACCTTGAATTGCAGATGTAACATTTATAGGGTCTGCTTTTAAAAGTTCTACACTTTTTACAGTGGTAACGGCGTTACCTAATTTTTTTCGTTCTTGTACCACGGTGGAGCCTGTTACAACAACCTCATCAAGACTTAGAAGATCTTCTGACATTGCAAAGTTGTTGGTTACATCGCCACCAGAATAACTTACACTTATTTTTTCTGTTGAATACCCTAAGTAACTGGCAACAAGTATGTAGTCTGCCTGCTGCAAGTCAGCTTGAAAGCTGTAGTTACCATCAAAATCGGTTACAGTTCCATAAGAAGTGTTCTCAATATAAACAGAAACACCAGGTATGGGCGTTCCGTTTCTACTATCTGTCACTGCTCCGGAGAAGGAGCCTGAATTTTGGGAAAATGCACTGGCACTGACGGCTATGCACACCAAAAACAGTATTTGGCGCAATTTTTTTCCATTCATAAAATTAGTTTTTTCCATTTAGTGTTGGAGTTAGTAATTAAGTTTTATTAAGTAGTTTTCTCAAAAATATGCAAATAATTGCAAAACATGCAATATTTTGCAATATTTTTGAAGGAATTGGGTTTTAACCTTATTTTACTTAAACTTTTACATTTGCTTAAATTATAAAACACCATGCTGAAGGAAGAACGCCATCAGGTTATATTGAACGAAGTACGGATACACAATAAAGTTCTATTGAATGATATTGCCGAGTTAGTTAAGGTCTCTCCAGATACGGTCAGGAGAGATATAAAGGAGCTACATGATAGCAATAAGCTTAAGCGTGTACATGGTGGGGCAATTTCACTGGGATTCAATCATTACAATTATGCCAGTCGAGAAATTTACTCCCTTGAGAAAAAATCAAAAATTGCAGAAAAGGCGGTTTCATTACTCAAAGAAGGGCAGGTAGTCTTATTGAGTGGTGGAACAACAAACCTTGAAATAGCAAGGTTGATTCCACCTTATCTTAAAATAACATGTTTTACTCCAAGTTTACCCATAGCTGTTCAGTTGTTACCTAAACTAAATATTGAAATAATTTTTGTTGGAGGAAAGATTAATAAGGATTCGCAGATTACTATTGGTGGCGGACCCATTGGGGTTTTATCAGAGATAAAGGCAGATATTTGTTTTTTAGGAGTTAACAGCATACATCCAAATGATGGGGTAACCGAATTTGATTGGGAAATAGTTCAAGTTAAAAAGGCTATGATAAATGCATCAAAAAAAGTAGTTGTTCCCTCTATATATGAAAAAATTGATTCTGTTCAGCGATATAAGATTTGCAATATGGATGCTGTTGATTTATTGATAACCGAATTGGACAAAACGGACCCCTTATTGAAACCATATGGAAAAAATACAGATTTGATGTAAAAAAAGAGAGGCGGATAGCCTCTCTTTTTTTATCAATTATTTGAATTTGTAACGGACAAAACCTTCCATGGCTTCATATTCAGCCATACCCAATTGGTTATATTTTTTTGCTGTTTCCGTGTTGCGTTGCTCGGCACGTTGCCAAAATTCACGTTGATCATTGCCTGGAAACATTGCTGCATCTTTTTGGGATTGATGTTTGAAAATGGCATTTTTCTTTCGTTCCATATCCTTGGGGCCAACAGGCACCGCCATTTCCATATCTGCAATATCCCATTCTTGCCAAGCGCCGCGATATAACCAAAGATAACAGTCGTCAATCCAATCAGCTTTTTCTTGAACTAGTCTATCTACTGCTTCATAGATTATTTGAAGACATACACGGTGTGTTCCATGTGGATCAGAAAGGTCACCTGCAGCAAATATCTGATGTGGCTTCACTTTGTTCAAGAGGTCATATGTTATTTGAACGTCTTCCTTTGAATGAGGCTTTTTCTTTACGGTACCAGTTTCATAAAATGGCAGATTCTGAAAATGAGCGTTTTTTTCATCTACTCCGCAATATCTGCAAGCGGCCAATGCTTCGCCTTTTCTTATAAAACCTTTAATTCTTTGAATTTCCGGACTATCTACCTGCCCGGGGGATTTTAAGCTCAAGAACTGTCTTGCGTCCATTAATTTTTTTTCCAGTTCCTTATTGTCATCTTGCACATCGGTGGCAAAATCTAAAAACCGAATCACTTCATCATCAAAAACCGCGATGTTTCCTGAGGTTTGATAAGCTACATGAACCTCATGCCCTTGATCAACCAGGCGTAGTAGTGTTCCGCCCATGGATATGACATCATCATCGGGGTGCGGACTGAATATTAAAGAACGTTTGGGGTAGGGGTCTTTTCGTTCTGGACGTTGACTATCATCTGTATTTGGTTTTCCTCCCGGCCAACCCGTAATGGTTCTTTGCAGTTCATTAAAAACTTTAAGATTAATATGTTCTGCAGAACCTATTTCGGCAACCAAGCTCCCCATTCCATATTCGTTATAGTGTTCGTTTGTGAGTTTTAAAATGGCTTTATTCAGTTTTTCGGAAAGCC is a genomic window of Flagellimonas sp. CMM7 containing:
- a CDS encoding DeoR/GlpR family DNA-binding transcription regulator; translation: MLKEERHQVILNEVRIHNKVLLNDIAELVKVSPDTVRRDIKELHDSNKLKRVHGGAISLGFNHYNYASREIYSLEKKSKIAEKAVSLLKEGQVVLLSGGTTNLEIARLIPPYLKITCFTPSLPIAVQLLPKLNIEIIFVGGKINKDSQITIGGGPIGVLSEIKADICFLGVNSIHPNDGVTEFDWEIVQVKKAMINASKKVVVPSIYEKIDSVQRYKICNMDAVDLLITELDKTDPLLKPYGKNTDLM
- a CDS encoding glycoside hydrolase family 10 protein, yielding MTKIQPQKEFRGVWIATVANIDWPKNANDNSEKQKRDFIEILDFYQELNFNAAIVQIRTAGDAFYKTEQAPWSKYLTGKEGEAPKEDFNSPLEWMITETHKRGMEFHAWLNPYRATFDLDTIALSEKHDFYKHPDWMLKYGKKYYYNPGLPEVQQKLTNVIEEVVANYNVDAIHFDDYFYPYKIKDEVFKDSIAFQTCGLQNQNIEDWRRSNVDSLVKNIHKVIKKSKPWVQFGISPFGVWKNKSTDANGSDTKAGQTTYEDLYADPLLWIQKGWLDYLVPQVYWSMDYPLASHQVITKWWATTTENTNLYIGNGTYKIKNNKDKAWNKKKEIPKQLSLARSQKEISGNVFFSAKSLLGKHDNVTKILKKKFYRFPSQNPSGITKTKRKVSVPKVESIQIVSNNLNTCISHSDSIPRFLNYYALNNKTPNQKLLIRKSYLSVSQNTICNQLQLTKKQLKKGIGITIIDAFGNESEVQVLKPESN
- a CDS encoding MFS transporter; its protein translation is MSTVEKDKGAWAWIPLLYFTQGIPYILVVTVSVIMYKRLGIGNAEIGLYTSWLYLPWVIKPLWSPLVDLNGTKRKWFLGMQFIVALSFLGIGLFLPSNSFFIITLAFFWMAAFASATNDIASDGYYMIGLTQKKQSFFIGLRSTFYRLAMVTGQGLLVIFAGFLEHEYGDNAKAWSITMICAAILMMVLTISNFLVAPKFEASQNKTTEKPAGFLEVFSSFFKKNQIWVAILFILTYRLGESQLVKMASPFLLDTLELGGLEYSTEAVGTIYGTVGVIMLSIGGIVGGILISRDGLKKWMFPMLLALNLPNALYAILAFTQTTSLFAVVGTVVVEQFGYGFGFAAFLIYLIYVAEGISKTSHYAIATGFMALGMMIPGMLSGYIQEWLGYDGFFLWVVVAALPAFLVLRYLKYPEDYGKKTNVNDA
- a CDS encoding GNAT family N-acetyltransferase, with amino-acid sequence MQDMLVRLLDLPDSTKDEKYLWETENIIIKRPIAPEMSIVTNWVTSNFSVNWGDEVSVAFASLPVNCYIAQREQSILGFACFESTSKNFFGPTGVLESERGKKIGKILLIKSLNALKELGYAYAIIGGVGPAEYYEKVVGAKVIEESEKSIYQNLLKHPK
- a CDS encoding SusC/RagA family TonB-linked outer membrane protein, which gives rise to MNGKKLRQILFLVCIAVSASAFSQNSGSFSGAVTDSRNGTPIPGVSVYIENTSYGTVTDFDGNYSFQADLQQADYILVASYLGYSTEKISVSYSGGDVTNNFAMSEDLLSLDEVVVTGSTVVQERKKLGNAVTTVKSVELLKADPINVTSAIQGKVPGAQITQNSGDPAGGFSIRLRGPSTISGSSEPLYIVDGVIASNLTTNVTNLNVSSGDASPGQNRMVDINPNDIQDINILNGSAAAAIYGSRASNGVVIITTKRGGNFVDGPEIFFKTSFNVNDLRKEVDMNLRGEQFGGEDVRLWPIFGRDAEGNTTPFANLLTNKVDVQRFDYQDLIFQTGLGTDNYLSIRDGNEKMGYAASVGYLSNEGIIRNTKYNRLSARLNFNHTVNDWLSYNVGLYFMNSTSDEKPDGNVFWSPINSVNITNNIYNASQRDASGNLQSVEPTRVNPLSIIEEFDITQDVTRFIPNLTVSLRPTDFLTIDQILGMDTYKQDGNISIPIYAYEPVNAAYFNNGYQGNAEATIFNWNYDVNATFDFDISDNINSQTIVGYNFQSSSLEYSGTQGRDLDASGTPTVPLQGQESDDRLEIFGGFVQETLSFSDRYFLTIAGRIDGATNFDPDKRTNFYPKISGSYVLSSEPFWENSGISNVINSARIRSSYGEAGNLTAVGPYARFGRYNPNEFQGTTSLSQSSALGNENLEVERLKEFEIGTDLSLFNNRASVLFTYYNQKISDLIVQRTLAPSEGGLSRFENVGSMKNDGLEIYLRVTPIKTDDLKWDLNFNFTRNRNEVTATTGGPISIATVSGAPPQVREGEALGVFYGTYFARNDDGSFLLTADGLPQQERGDALAGTPQRDANGQPTGDALRRVIGDPNPDYLLGIGTDVQYKQFSFSMLWESVQGFDVFDADKRTRQGVGVGRLAEQELSGELPRGYISSIYPIQEFRMEDGSFVKLREVSLGYTFPELFKGVKNFTVALKGRNLISIDNFFSYDPETNAGGQSNLLRAVNFGNVPIPRTFILSLSANF
- a CDS encoding RagB/SusD family nutrient uptake outer membrane protein, giving the protein MKNINKIFIAITVFFVIVSCDKEFIDPINISDPEVEGSVENLIKLINGVQQRYSTDRAGAIYTTVTASGLTADELRLINPGNLAEAELINGGNEISINNGILRSLWGELMLVRRESLTVFENADTAAADEAEANSLKAYALFYEALANGTLIQFFEQVPLITEQEAQFNSRAEVLADAISDLTTALGYAQSGISSSVSSSVFQSVDLENSIQALLARYNLMAGNYPAAVTAANAVNLSVQSTWSYDAAVPNPISETYGTNNVVEAKNDEFGLPDTLLPDPTDGRLDFYVTIANDPSTNEDAFFSVGFFDDNLDDIPVYLPGEMLLIEAEALARQDQVPQAITVLNEVLTKTAAGDAFGLGANLPEYSGAATQEAVLEEIYRNRRIELFMSGMSLEDSRRFNRPGPNDANAERNRNFYPYPDTERDNNPNTPADPSI
- the nagB gene encoding glucosamine-6-phosphate deaminase, with translation MSQATKPKTLSYPNDYESKKFEKIETHIHDNSQDASFWVANEIAQLIRQRQKQGKNVVLGLATGSTPTKMYDYLAKFHKEEGLSFKNVITFNLDEYYPMKSDSIHSYVRFMDEHLFDHIDIKKKNIHIPDGTLDKEDVRDFCNAYEEKINKAGGIDIQILGIGRTGHIGFNEPGSSLKSKTRLVRLDRVTRLDAASDFFGLENVPKKAITMGVGTIMDAKRIILMAWGEGKASIIEQSVEGQIRESIPATFLQHHKNCEFILDSAAASSLTRINTPWLVSECDWNDKLIKKATLWLSEKLNKAILKLTNEHYNEYGMGSLVAEIGSAEHINLKVFNELQRTITGWPGGKPNTDDSQRPERKDPYPKRSLIFSPHPDDDVISMGGTLLRLVDQGHEVHVAYQTSGNIAVFDDEVIRFLDFATDVQDDNKELEKKLMDARQFLSLKSPGQVDSPEIQRIKGFIRKGEALAACRYCGVDEKNAHFQNLPFYETGTVKKKPHSKEDVQITYDLLNKVKPHQIFAAGDLSDPHGTHRVCLQIIYEAVDRLVQEKADWIDDCYLWLYRGAWQEWDIADMEMAVPVGPKDMERKKNAIFKHQSQKDAAMFPGNDQREFWQRAEQRNTETAKKYNQLGMAEYEAMEGFVRYKFK